A stretch of Moraxella osloensis DNA encodes these proteins:
- a CDS encoding 8-oxoguanine deaminase, whose translation MGYKLLKNIEMLATMDDEGREIANASILITDNVITAVGTTTEIVKYIHDNYIQVDEEIDLTHHVVLPGLVNTHHHMFQSLTRAVPKGQNAELFGWLQTLYPIWRNLKPRMIYNSTLTAMAELILSGCTTTSDHLYLYPNGSRLDDSIEASHAIGMRFHACRGSMTVGESKGGLPPDNLVETEDAVLKDSVRLIEQFHNANRHAMTRVALAPCSPFSVSQELMKQTALLAREYHVCMHTHLAESDNDVAYSIANFGMTPAEYAESLGWVGQDVWHAHCVKLDNHGIDLFSRTKTGVAHCPCSNMRLASGIAPIKKMLNAHVPVGLGVDGSASNDCGNLLGEARQAMLLGRVIDEPDALTAREVLRMATRGGADVLDRDDIGIIQAGMSADIIAFRTDTLAMAGGAIHDPVASLVFCTPSNVDLSIINGKVVVKDGHLMTLSLTDIIKNHNQSVVALMN comes from the coding sequence ATGGGTTATAAGTTATTAAAAAACATCGAAATGTTAGCTACTATGGACGATGAAGGGCGTGAAATTGCCAATGCCTCCATTTTAATTACCGATAATGTAATCACTGCGGTAGGAACAACCACTGAGATTGTTAAATATATCCACGATAATTATATACAGGTTGATGAAGAGATTGATTTAACACATCATGTGGTATTGCCCGGCTTGGTTAATACTCATCATCATATGTTCCAAAGTCTAACGAGAGCCGTACCAAAAGGACAAAATGCCGAATTATTTGGTTGGTTGCAAACCCTGTACCCTATTTGGCGAAATTTAAAACCACGAATGATTTACAATTCCACATTAACAGCGATGGCTGAGCTTATCCTTTCTGGTTGCACGACAACTAGCGACCATCTGTATCTTTACCCCAATGGCTCACGTCTAGATGACAGCATCGAAGCATCGCACGCCATTGGTATGCGGTTTCATGCCTGTCGTGGCAGTATGACAGTTGGTGAAAGCAAAGGAGGCTTGCCACCTGATAACTTGGTTGAAACTGAAGACGCTGTGCTCAAAGATAGTGTGCGACTTATCGAACAGTTTCACAATGCTAATCGCCATGCGATGACTCGGGTTGCATTAGCCCCTTGCTCACCATTTAGCGTTAGTCAAGAATTGATGAAACAAACTGCTCTACTCGCTAGAGAATATCATGTTTGTATGCATACTCATCTAGCAGAAAGTGATAATGACGTGGCGTACAGCATTGCAAACTTTGGTATGACACCTGCTGAGTATGCCGAATCATTAGGTTGGGTGGGACAGGATGTGTGGCACGCCCACTGTGTAAAACTTGACAATCACGGTATTGATTTATTTTCTCGTACTAAGACTGGCGTTGCTCACTGTCCATGCTCCAATATGCGACTGGCATCAGGTATTGCCCCTATCAAAAAAATGCTCAATGCACATGTACCAGTCGGATTAGGGGTAGATGGCTCTGCTTCTAATGACTGTGGTAATTTATTAGGAGAAGCTAGACAAGCAATGCTATTGGGTCGAGTGATTGATGAACCTGATGCATTAACTGCTCGAGAAGTGCTTCGCATGGCAACACGTGGCGGTGCAGATGTCCTAGACCGTGACGATATCGGGATAATACAAGCAGGTATGAGTGCGGATATAATCGCATTTCGTACTGATACCTTAGCCATGGCAGGCGGTGCGATTCACGACCCAGTCGCCTCACTAGTATTCTGCACACCTTCCAACGTGGATTTATCCATTATTAATGGCAAAGTGGTAGTAAAAGATGGGCATCTAATGACATTATCCTTGACTGATATTATCAAAAATCATAATCAATCGGTAGTGGCGTTAATGAATTAA
- the xdhB gene encoding xanthine dehydrogenase molybdopterin binding subunit: MNEMTVTQKNTYVGKSITHESAHLHVSGKANYVDDIPEVEGTLYAGLGLAEIAHGKIINMDLSAVWQAEGVVSVLTGAELLHNNCGPVVADEPIIATDTVSFFGQVIFVVVAKTYQQAQQASRLAKVAYEALEPILTIEQAIARQSWILPPVQLTAGDANAKLAVAPYRLQGMAQVGGQEHFYLEGQICYAYPKEEDMLQVLCSTQHPTEMQLLISEAVGYGMHQVSVEVRRMGGGFGGKESQSAQWACITAILSVKLKRPVKLRLDRDTDMIVTGKRHGFAYQWDVGFDEQGMILGLYIQLASNCGSSTDLSGPVNDRAICHVDNGYYLDVVTIDSLRCKTNTVSNTAFRGFGGPQGMFPIEYIMDDIGYALDIDPLIIRQRNFYTAMSEQAGIDFSAENIDEIAPRSKTPYGTYVKDNILPDLVSKLAEHCDYFTRRETIKSFNEQSPIIKKGLALTPVKFGISFNATLFNQAGALVHIYTDGTILVNHGGTEMGQGLYSKIRQIVAHEFSLDLSKIRLSATDTAKVPNTSATAASSGTDLNGKAAQSACINIRNRLQTFAAELANTKPSQVQFKDGYIYASGQSWQFAEFIKLAYQARIQLWDSGFYKTPDIHWNPVLRYGRPFFYFAYGAAASEVAIDTLTGESKVLRVDILHDVGNSINPAIDIGQIEGGFIQGMGWLTSEELYWVPEGRKQGHLFTHAPSTYKIPTATDMPKIFNVKLYDNQNLENTIHRSKAVGEPPFMLALSVFSALRDAVSASITTPILQNGIKVKPFLSAPATPEAILQAIVNAKQLVNSQTHLSNLSNQ; this comes from the coding sequence ATGAATGAGATGACAGTCACCCAAAAAAATACCTATGTGGGCAAATCTATCACCCATGAAAGTGCCCATTTACATGTGTCTGGCAAAGCTAATTATGTGGATGATATTCCCGAAGTTGAGGGCACATTGTATGCAGGATTGGGCTTGGCAGAAATAGCTCATGGTAAGATTATCAACATGGATTTGTCAGCAGTCTGGCAGGCTGAAGGTGTCGTGAGCGTGCTGACAGGTGCAGAATTATTACACAATAATTGTGGTCCGGTGGTCGCTGATGAGCCGATTATTGCAACCGATACGGTTAGCTTCTTTGGACAGGTAATCTTTGTAGTGGTGGCAAAAACCTATCAACAGGCTCAGCAAGCAAGCCGATTGGCGAAAGTGGCCTATGAAGCGTTAGAACCTATTTTGACTATTGAGCAGGCAATAGCACGACAATCTTGGATACTGCCACCTGTACAACTCACCGCAGGCGATGCCAATGCAAAACTTGCCGTTGCTCCTTATCGATTACAAGGGATGGCCCAAGTCGGCGGACAAGAGCATTTTTATCTCGAAGGGCAAATTTGCTATGCCTACCCAAAAGAAGAGGATATGCTTCAAGTGCTATGCTCAACCCAACATCCCACCGAAATGCAATTACTGATTAGCGAGGCTGTCGGCTATGGCATGCACCAAGTCAGTGTTGAAGTGCGACGCATGGGCGGAGGATTTGGGGGGAAAGAATCGCAATCAGCTCAATGGGCGTGTATTACAGCAATTTTGTCAGTTAAATTGAAACGTCCTGTGAAGCTACGACTTGACCGTGATACTGACATGATAGTCACAGGTAAACGCCATGGCTTTGCTTATCAATGGGACGTGGGTTTTGATGAGCAAGGGATGATTCTAGGCTTATATATTCAGTTAGCCTCTAATTGTGGCTCATCAACAGATTTATCAGGACCAGTAAATGATAGGGCGATTTGCCACGTTGACAATGGCTATTATCTCGATGTGGTCACCATTGACAGTCTACGCTGTAAAACCAATACCGTCTCTAATACGGCCTTTCGAGGCTTTGGTGGTCCACAAGGCATGTTCCCGATAGAGTACATCATGGATGATATTGGATATGCGTTAGATATTGATCCCCTCATTATACGTCAACGTAATTTCTATACCGCTATGTCTGAGCAAGCGGGTATTGATTTTTCTGCAGAAAATATCGACGAAATTGCCCCACGCTCCAAAACCCCTTACGGCACTTATGTCAAAGATAATATTTTACCTGACTTGGTGAGTAAACTTGCTGAGCATTGCGATTATTTCACTAGACGAGAAACTATCAAGAGCTTTAACGAGCAAAGCCCGATTATCAAAAAGGGCTTGGCATTAACGCCTGTAAAATTTGGTATTTCGTTTAATGCGACACTGTTTAATCAAGCAGGGGCATTGGTGCATATTTATACCGATGGTACAATCTTGGTGAATCATGGTGGCACCGAGATGGGGCAGGGACTATATAGCAAAATCCGCCAAATTGTCGCCCATGAATTTAGCCTTGATTTATCAAAAATTAGATTGTCAGCGACTGACACTGCCAAAGTGCCTAATACCTCAGCTACTGCTGCGTCTAGTGGTACAGATTTAAATGGTAAAGCAGCCCAATCCGCCTGTATTAATATTCGCAATCGCTTACAAACATTTGCCGCCGAATTAGCCAATACTAAGCCTAGTCAAGTGCAGTTTAAAGATGGATATATTTATGCAAGTGGGCAATCTTGGCAATTTGCTGAATTTATCAAACTCGCTTATCAAGCTCGGATACAACTGTGGGATAGTGGTTTTTATAAAACGCCTGATATCCATTGGAATCCCGTGTTACGTTATGGTAGACCATTTTTTTATTTTGCCTATGGAGCGGCAGCGAGTGAAGTAGCCATAGATACTTTAACAGGAGAAAGTAAAGTGTTACGAGTCGATATTTTGCATGATGTTGGTAACTCGATTAATCCTGCGATTGATATTGGACAAATTGAAGGAGGATTTATTCAAGGCATGGGGTGGTTAACGTCTGAAGAACTGTACTGGGTGCCAGAAGGGCGCAAACAAGGACATTTATTTACCCATGCACCATCCACTTATAAAATCCCAACTGCTACCGATATGCCGAAAATTTTTAATGTAAAGTTGTACGATAACCAAAACCTTGAAAATACTATCCATCGTTCAAAAGCAGTGGGCGAACCCCCTTTTATGTTGGCATTATCGGTATTTTCTGCCCTACGTGACGCGGTATCTGCAAGTATAACTACCCCAATCTTGCAAAATGGTATTAAAGTTAAGCCTTTTTTATCTGCACCTGCGACGCCTGAAGCGATTTTGCAAGCCATTGTCAATGCCAAACAGCTTGTGAATAGTCAAACGCATTTATCAAATCTATCAAATCAATAA
- the uraH gene encoding hydroxyisourate hydrolase, producing the protein MTTLSTHILDTTLGLPASNVQVSLYQLQNEMPQLLSQGITDESGRIKQFELPSDNRALAIGEYQLVFATAEYFAKNKRACFYPKVTIDFVLDGTQAHCHVPLLISSYGFSTYRGS; encoded by the coding sequence ATGACTACATTAAGCACCCACATTTTAGACACCACGCTTGGACTACCTGCAAGTAATGTTCAAGTGAGTTTATACCAACTACAAAACGAAATGCCACAGCTACTCAGCCAAGGAATTACCGATGAATCAGGCAGAATCAAGCAGTTTGAATTACCCAGTGATAATCGAGCGTTAGCAATAGGTGAGTATCAATTAGTATTTGCGACAGCTGAGTATTTTGCCAAGAATAAAAGAGCGTGCTTTTATCCGAAAGTGACAATCGACTTTGTTCTTGATGGCACACAAGCTCATTGTCATGTGCCATTGCTGATTAGCTCTTATGGTTTTTCGACTTATCGTGGCAGTTAG
- the xdhA gene encoding xanthine dehydrogenase small subunit: MFPANSVQHNRPVRFYFRQEICQIIPSHTTQTVLQFLRESCRATGTKEGCGEGDCGACTVVIGKLDEQNQLHLEAVNACIQFLPTLDGCALFTIEDLQNLSDDLHPIQHAMITAHGSQCGFCTPGIIMSLWAMYENSASCPNEEQILDALSGNLCRCTGYRPIIDAVKLAYESPRVTFDKAKIIDALQSLQALPSLVLMVKDQQFFIPKTLEALAELYKTYPNARLLSGSTDIGLWVTKQHRQLDNLIFINHILALKTINNTADYVEIGAGVSLQDAFTALIAQNSGWQELARRFASKQIKNAGTLGGNIANGSPIGDSMPALIAQSAKLVLRCGEQVRTLALDEFYIAYQKNALQPSEFITAIQVPNHQNLPDELSYFATYKVAKRFDADISAVCGAYFVKLDKQNKVSEIRIVYGGMAEIPKRAKHLEAALHNQEWLEANIDNALSKIEQDFSPLTDGRASAHYRLLVAKNLLKRFYFESQVIAGTTNEPKLIRLTQIA, translated from the coding sequence ATGTTTCCTGCTAATTCAGTTCAGCATAATCGCCCTGTTCGCTTTTATTTTCGTCAAGAGATATGTCAAATCATACCTAGTCATACCACTCAAACCGTTTTACAATTTTTGCGAGAAAGTTGTCGAGCCACAGGAACAAAGGAAGGCTGTGGTGAAGGTGATTGTGGAGCTTGTACGGTTGTTATTGGCAAGCTCGATGAACAAAATCAATTGCACTTAGAAGCGGTTAATGCTTGTATCCAATTTTTACCAACGCTAGATGGATGTGCTTTATTTACCATTGAAGATTTGCAAAATTTATCAGATGACCTTCACCCAATTCAACATGCGATGATTACGGCTCATGGCTCTCAGTGTGGATTTTGCACACCAGGGATTATCATGTCGTTGTGGGCAATGTACGAAAATAGTGCAAGTTGCCCAAATGAGGAACAAATACTAGATGCGTTATCGGGCAATTTATGCCGTTGTACGGGTTATCGACCGATAATTGATGCGGTTAAATTAGCGTATGAGTCGCCAAGAGTCACATTTGATAAAGCAAAAATCATTGATGCTTTACAGTCTTTACAGGCTTTACCATCATTAGTATTGATGGTTAAAGACCAGCAATTTTTTATCCCCAAAACTCTTGAAGCATTGGCTGAATTATATAAGACCTATCCAAACGCTAGATTGCTCTCAGGTAGTACGGATATCGGGTTATGGGTAACCAAACAACATCGACAGCTTGATAATTTAATTTTTATCAACCATATCCTAGCACTAAAAACTATTAATAACACAGCCGATTATGTGGAAATTGGGGCAGGAGTGAGCTTACAAGATGCGTTTACGGCATTGATAGCACAAAATAGCGGTTGGCAAGAATTGGCTCGTCGATTTGCATCTAAACAAATTAAAAATGCAGGTACATTAGGCGGTAATATTGCGAATGGCTCGCCAATTGGTGATAGTATGCCTGCTTTAATTGCTCAATCCGCAAAGCTTGTATTACGCTGTGGTGAACAGGTTCGCACATTAGCTTTGGACGAATTCTATATTGCTTATCAAAAAAATGCGTTGCAACCGAGTGAGTTTATTACCGCCATTCAAGTGCCGAATCACCAAAACTTACCTGATGAATTAAGTTATTTTGCTACTTATAAAGTTGCAAAACGCTTTGATGCCGATATTTCAGCGGTATGTGGGGCATATTTTGTGAAGTTAGATAAACAAAACAAAGTAAGTGAAATCCGAATTGTTTATGGCGGTATGGCAGAAATTCCTAAACGAGCCAAACATTTAGAAGCGGCATTACACAATCAAGAATGGCTGGAAGCGAATATTGACAATGCTCTGTCTAAGATTGAACAAGATTTTAGCCCATTGACCGACGGTAGAGCTAGTGCACATTATCGTTTATTGGTTGCCAAAAACTTATTGAAACGCTTTTATTTTGAGTCTCAAGTAATAGCTGGCACTACAAACGAACCAAAGCTCATTCGTTTAACTCAAATCGCATAA
- the hpxO gene encoding FAD-dependent urate hydroxylase HpxO, with product MKIIIIGAGIGGLSAGIGLKKQGHQVTVYERVEKILPVGAAISVWSNGVKCLNYLGLNEEVKALGGDMANLAYIDGFTNSVMTQFSLQPLVEEAGQKPYPVSRAELQAMLMEAFGKEDVKLGIGLVNIEQNLSEKDSKVTAYFSDGSSDTADLLIGADGTHSFTREYILGKKLERRYAGYVNWNGLVEIDESIAPADQWTTFVGEGKRVSLMPIAGGRFYFFFDVPLPVGLPNERDNYKTLLKQYFTGWCEPVQKLIDKIDPAKTNRVEIHDIEPFDTWVKGRVVLLGDSAHGTTPDIGQGGCQALEDSIYLTRSLAINTNSIDDALKRYVEVRAPRANHLVMVARKRCGVTHGEDPAATQAWYDELRQEDGKRILQGILNNIQGNPLD from the coding sequence ATGAAAATTATCATTATTGGTGCAGGTATTGGTGGCTTGAGTGCGGGGATTGGACTCAAAAAACAAGGACACCAAGTTACTGTTTATGAGCGTGTGGAAAAGATTTTGCCAGTTGGAGCGGCTATTTCGGTTTGGTCAAACGGTGTTAAATGCTTAAACTATCTGGGATTAAACGAGGAAGTCAAAGCATTGGGTGGTGACATGGCGAACCTAGCCTATATTGATGGTTTCACCAATTCGGTGATGACCCAATTTAGTCTACAGCCCTTGGTCGAAGAAGCAGGTCAAAAGCCTTACCCCGTGTCTCGGGCTGAATTGCAAGCAATGCTAATGGAAGCTTTTGGAAAAGAGGATGTCAAACTAGGCATCGGCTTAGTCAATATTGAGCAGAATTTATCCGAAAAAGATAGCAAAGTGACAGCGTATTTCTCCGATGGTTCGTCTGATACTGCTGATTTGTTAATTGGAGCGGACGGTACACACTCATTTACTCGTGAATATATACTTGGCAAAAAACTCGAGAGACGTTACGCAGGGTATGTCAATTGGAATGGTCTAGTGGAAATTGATGAATCCATCGCACCTGCTGATCAATGGACGACATTTGTAGGTGAAGGAAAACGGGTGTCACTCATGCCAATAGCAGGTGGACGGTTCTATTTCTTCTTCGACGTACCATTACCTGTTGGCCTACCCAATGAAAGAGATAATTATAAAACGTTATTAAAACAATACTTTACAGGGTGGTGTGAGCCAGTACAAAAACTTATCGACAAAATTGACCCTGCCAAAACTAACCGTGTCGAAATCCATGATATTGAGCCATTTGATACTTGGGTAAAAGGTCGGGTCGTCTTATTAGGGGATTCTGCTCACGGTACAACCCCCGATATTGGGCAAGGTGGCTGTCAAGCCTTAGAAGATTCGATTTATTTAACTCGTTCCTTGGCGATTAATACCAACAGTATTGACGATGCGTTGAAACGTTATGTCGAAGTGCGAGCACCACGAGCCAATCATTTAGTAATGGTCGCTCGCAAACGTTGCGGCGTGACCCATGGGGAAGATCCAGCCGCAACTCAAGCATGGTACGACGAACTTCGCCAAGAAGATGGCAAGCGAATATTACAAGGTATTCTCAATAATATTCAAGGCAATCCTTTAGATTAA
- the xdhC gene encoding xanthine dehydrogenase accessory protein XdhC gives MINEWIDKLALWLTQNSDCVLVTVMSVIGSAPREVGASMVVRLTNDPQQTIESVGSIGGGHLEWQSLNIAQSMLSNQSEPPLIIERFNLAARLGQCCGGRVLVLFERISHLDVDFFNNFLYQTQHGQTLYRYLSSSDKHSTWQIKKAIETEQSKTSYEIMHQDGSCLNNKENNWQFSQIIESTRFHVYLFGAGHIAQALVKLLLPLAVKVHWIETRDYQNRIENIDLSHAYLDYQETDIPEQLIETALPNSLFIVMTHDHGLDFQLCQAILKRQVKQQDIRYFGMIGSTTKRANFERRLLARGVSPETLTSLICPMGITGIHSKEPNLIAIAITAQLLQYL, from the coding sequence ATGATAAATGAATGGATAGACAAGCTTGCATTATGGCTCACACAGAATAGTGACTGTGTATTAGTCACTGTGATGTCAGTGATTGGCTCAGCACCTAGAGAAGTGGGTGCGAGTATGGTGGTACGCCTTACAAATGACCCTCAACAAACAATTGAGAGCGTTGGTAGCATTGGTGGGGGGCATTTAGAGTGGCAATCGCTTAATATCGCTCAGTCGATGTTGAGTAACCAAAGCGAACCACCACTAATTATCGAACGATTTAATCTTGCTGCAAGATTAGGACAATGTTGTGGTGGTCGAGTTCTCGTATTATTTGAAAGAATTAGCCATTTAGATGTCGACTTTTTCAACAATTTTCTTTATCAAACCCAACACGGGCAAACGCTGTATCGTTATTTATCCTCAAGTGATAAGCATTCAACATGGCAAATCAAAAAAGCAATAGAGACCGAACAGTCTAAAACAAGTTATGAGATTATGCATCAAGATGGCTCTTGTTTAAATAATAAAGAAAATAATTGGCAATTCTCTCAAATTATTGAATCTACTCGCTTTCATGTATATCTATTTGGAGCAGGGCACATTGCTCAAGCATTAGTGAAACTCTTACTTCCACTTGCTGTGAAAGTACATTGGATAGAAACACGAGATTATCAAAATAGGATTGAGAATATTGATTTATCCCATGCTTACTTAGATTATCAAGAAACCGATATTCCTGAACAACTTATCGAAACCGCTTTACCAAATAGTTTGTTTATTGTGATGACTCATGACCACGGCTTAGATTTTCAGCTTTGCCAAGCTATTCTCAAACGCCAAGTAAAACAACAAGATATTCGCTACTTTGGCATGATAGGCTCAACCACCAAGCGAGCTAATTTTGAACGGCGTCTACTTGCTAGAGGTGTTTCACCAGAGACTTTAACTTCCTTAATCTGTCCGATGGGAATTACGGGTATTCACAGTAAAGAGCCTAATCTCATTGCGATTGCTATTACCGCCCAGTTGTTGCAATACCTTTAA
- a CDS encoding nucleobase:cation symporter-2 family protein, which translates to MMTINTFTTIRPEDEQLGMTKNVAYGLQHVLTMYGGIIAVPLIIGSAAGLKPAEIGTLIAASLFVGGLATLLQTLGIKYFGAKLPIVQGVSFAGVATMLAIITTGGSLPMVFGAVMVASVVGLIISPFFSRLLRFFPPVVTGSVITMIGLSLIPVSIRWIMGGNPKAPTWGDPGNVGLALATLGVILLLSITRNPLVRRLAILIAMAVGTIIAAMFGMVDFSKVGTGAFFAIPNVFQFGAPVFDVAAIISMCIVTLVTMTETTADILAVGEIVGTSVDERRVGDGLRADLLSSAIAPMFGSFMQTAFAQNVGLVAMTGIKSRFVVATAGAILVTLGLLPVLGRVVASIPMPVLGGAGIILFGSVAASGIRTLSKVNYENQNNLIIVATAISIGLIPVVSQDFYEHFPAWVKTLFHSGISSTCITAILLNLLFNSKLLARKSTTPLADTGTASTSSAVTHY; encoded by the coding sequence ATGATGACTATAAATACATTCACCACTATACGACCTGAAGACGAACAACTCGGTATGACTAAAAACGTGGCTTATGGCTTGCAACACGTTTTAACGATGTACGGCGGTATTATCGCAGTGCCACTTATTATTGGTTCGGCGGCGGGATTAAAACCTGCCGAAATCGGAACACTTATCGCAGCAAGTTTATTTGTGGGGGGATTAGCTACGCTTTTACAAACCCTTGGTATTAAATACTTTGGGGCGAAACTACCTATTGTGCAAGGCGTGTCATTTGCCGGGGTAGCCACTATGCTGGCGATTATTACTACAGGTGGTAGTTTACCTATGGTATTTGGTGCGGTAATGGTAGCATCAGTGGTTGGCTTAATTATCTCACCTTTCTTTTCTCGTTTATTAAGATTTTTTCCCCCTGTGGTGACAGGGTCAGTCATTACCATGATTGGCTTGTCTCTAATTCCCGTAAGTATTCGCTGGATAATGGGTGGTAATCCAAAAGCACCAACATGGGGTGACCCTGGTAATGTTGGGTTAGCATTAGCAACTTTGGGTGTTATTTTATTACTCAGTATCACTCGTAATCCTTTGGTGCGTCGCTTGGCTATTTTGATAGCAATGGCGGTTGGGACAATCATTGCTGCGATGTTTGGTATGGTTGATTTTTCCAAAGTAGGTACAGGAGCATTCTTTGCTATTCCCAATGTTTTCCAATTCGGTGCCCCTGTCTTTGATGTAGCTGCCATTATCTCAATGTGTATTGTGACATTGGTCACCATGACAGAAACGACAGCAGACATTTTGGCCGTTGGTGAAATTGTGGGCACATCTGTCGATGAACGCCGTGTCGGTGACGGTCTGCGTGCAGATTTACTCTCTAGTGCGATTGCTCCAATGTTTGGTTCATTTATGCAAACGGCATTTGCTCAAAACGTTGGTTTAGTAGCTATGACAGGAATTAAAAGTCGTTTTGTGGTGGCAACTGCGGGTGCAATTTTGGTGACTCTAGGTTTATTGCCTGTTTTAGGTCGTGTCGTGGCATCTATACCTATGCCAGTTTTGGGCGGTGCAGGAATCATTCTGTTTGGTAGCGTGGCAGCTAGCGGCATTCGTACGTTATCTAAAGTTAATTATGAAAATCAAAATAATCTCATTATTGTAGCAACTGCCATCTCGATTGGTTTAATTCCTGTAGTGAGCCAAGATTTTTATGAGCATTTCCCAGCATGGGTAAAAACTCTGTTTCATTCTGGAATTAGTTCAACTTGCATCACTGCTATTTTGTTGAATTTATTATTTAACTCTAAATTGTTAGCAAGAAAATCGACTACACCATTAGCTGACACCGGAACGGCATCAACCTCATCAGCGGTGACTCATTATTAA
- the uraD gene encoding 2-oxo-4-hydroxy-4-carboxy-5-ureidoimidazoline decarboxylase — protein MNITEFNQLSPNEAETLLKNCVQINEWANRIVTQRPFSDSQQLYNFAKDQAMTWTWQQISDALGNHPRIGEKKAIQSLNEREQQFSKNEQSNVNLTNAVQDALYKGNVDYENKFGFIFLIRALGRSTEEILAELNRRLNNTPEQEQLEVKDQLSQIALLRLKQEVTA, from the coding sequence GTGAATATAACTGAATTTAACCAACTTTCACCCAATGAAGCAGAGACGCTATTAAAAAATTGTGTACAAATTAATGAGTGGGCTAACCGCATTGTCACCCAACGCCCTTTTAGCGATAGTCAGCAGTTATACAATTTTGCCAAAGACCAAGCAATGACTTGGACATGGCAACAAATTAGCGATGCCTTGGGCAATCATCCTCGAATTGGTGAGAAAAAAGCCATCCAATCCTTGAATGAAAGAGAACAACAATTCTCTAAAAACGAGCAAAGCAACGTTAACCTCACCAATGCAGTGCAGGATGCTCTATATAAAGGGAATGTAGATTATGAAAATAAATTTGGCTTTATTTTTTTGATTCGGGCATTAGGTAGAAGCACTGAAGAGATACTGGCTGAATTAAACCGCCGTCTTAACAATACGCCAGAACAAGAACAGCTTGAAGTTAAAGACCAACTTTCACAAATTGCACTTTTACGATTAAAACAGGAGGTAACTGCATGA